In Streptomyces sp. NBC_01426, one genomic interval encodes:
- a CDS encoding gamma carbonic anhydrase family protein: protein MTQQAAQALVAGVGGRQPVIDPTAFTAPTSAVIGDVTLAAGASVWYSAVLRADCGPIALGADSNVQDNCTIHVDPGFPVSIGARVSIGHNAVVHGCTVEDDCLIGMGATVLNGAVIGAGSLVAAQALVPQGMVVPPGSLVAGVPAKVRRELTEEEREGIKVNALMYTELAKQHRASVTPDA from the coding sequence ATGACGCAGCAGGCGGCCCAGGCACTCGTCGCGGGTGTGGGCGGACGGCAGCCGGTCATCGATCCCACCGCCTTCACGGCGCCCACCTCGGCGGTGATCGGCGACGTGACCCTCGCCGCCGGCGCGAGCGTCTGGTACTCGGCGGTGCTGCGCGCGGACTGCGGCCCGATCGCGCTCGGCGCCGACAGCAACGTGCAGGACAACTGCACGATCCACGTGGACCCCGGCTTCCCGGTCTCCATCGGCGCGCGCGTCTCCATCGGCCACAACGCGGTGGTGCACGGCTGCACCGTCGAGGACGACTGCCTCATCGGGATGGGCGCCACCGTGCTGAACGGCGCGGTGATCGGCGCCGGTTCGCTGGTGGCCGCGCAGGCACTGGTCCCGCAGGGGATGGTGGTCCCGCCGGGCTCCCTGGTCGCGGGCGTGCCGGCCAAGGTGCGGCGCGAGCTCACCGAGGAGGAGCGCGAGGGGATCAAGGTCAACGCCCTGATGTACACGGAACTCGCCAAGCAGCACCGCGCCTCGGTGACCCCCGACGCCTGA
- a CDS encoding DedA family protein: MHIQEWLETIPAVSVYLLVGLVIGLESLGIPLPGEIILVSSALLASQHGEIDPVVLGLCAITGAIVGDSIGYAIGRRGGKPLLEKLGRRFPKHFGPEHVALAERSFDKWGMWAVFFGRFVALLRIFAGPLAGVLRMPYWRFLVANILGGILWAGGTTAVIYSVGIVAEPWLKRFSWLALAVALLFGLAVTLVVRGRMKKAAAQLRETESDVPAGRTPAARSSESTEPSAAPASSASSTSTSTSARTSD, from the coding sequence GTGCACATCCAGGAATGGCTGGAGACGATTCCGGCGGTCAGTGTCTATCTCCTGGTGGGGCTGGTCATCGGACTGGAGAGCCTGGGCATCCCACTGCCCGGGGAGATCATCCTGGTCAGTTCGGCCCTGTTGGCCTCGCAGCACGGCGAGATCGACCCGGTGGTGCTGGGGCTCTGCGCGATCACCGGGGCCATCGTGGGCGACTCCATCGGGTACGCCATCGGCCGGCGCGGCGGAAAGCCGCTGCTGGAGAAGCTCGGCCGGCGCTTCCCGAAGCACTTCGGGCCGGAACACGTGGCGCTGGCGGAACGCTCCTTCGACAAGTGGGGCATGTGGGCCGTCTTCTTCGGCCGGTTCGTGGCGCTGCTGCGCATCTTCGCCGGACCGCTGGCGGGCGTGCTGCGCATGCCGTACTGGCGCTTCCTCGTCGCGAACATCCTGGGCGGCATCCTCTGGGCCGGCGGCACCACCGCCGTCATCTACTCCGTCGGGATCGTCGCCGAGCCGTGGCTGAAGCGGTTCTCCTGGCTGGCCCTGGCGGTCGCCCTGCTCTTCGGGCTGGCGGTGACATTGGTGGTGCGCGGCCGGATGAAGAAGGCCGCGGCCCAGCTGCGGGAGACGGAGTCCGACGTTCCTGCCGGGCGGACGCCCGCGGCCCGGTCCTCCGAGTCGACCGAGCCGTCGGCGGCGCCGGCCTCCTCGGCCTCTTCGACCTCGACTTCGACTTCGGCGAGGACGTCGGACTGA
- a CDS encoding glycoside hydrolase family 3 C-terminal domain-containing protein gives MSEAVSRRSAVRLLGALGTTLATAGCVAAVPPRAAPRKAPPAAGPAGQRAGTARIDALLGRLTLDEKTALLHGTPDPAPLGQAGHVPGVPRLGVPALRLADGPAGVRVAARATALPAPVLLASAFDPALAREYGRVLGREGRALGQDVLLAPMVNLIRTPFAGRNFETFAEDPRLTADLVTELVRGIQDEGMIATVKHFALNNQERGRDTIDVVVSEQTLHETELRGFEAAVAAGVGAVMGAYNKVNGVYACENKALLDELLRGRWGFDGWVVSDWGATHGTVGSVNAGLDMEMPGGTHYGAPLREAVSGGSVSQDTVDLAVRRILTTMDRFGLLAEHPAARPARDAPAGARFARKAATAGAVLLRNEHGTLPLTGAAARSIAVIGPTGQVPFVGGGGSAHVVPDAAEAPLTAIKRRAGNGASVRHVLGEDVYGRTLPPTLLTPPVDLDDRGVDAGRRWSHEGTFTLASDDEWTLIVHYAGKRPVVRLDGEDLFPVRQGVAEYFAGGLLGASPDGLTVRRRTLALKAGVHRLAVTAEGGDKGLRFRLRHTTRTGRAADVAEAVKAAEEAHSVVLFAYEDATEGRDRTSLALPGGQAALIEAVTAVNPRTTVVLNTSSSTTMPWLARTGAVLQMYYPGQEGAGATADLLFGDVDPGGRLTQTFPVDERATPAGGDPRRYPGVGGRQEYTEGVHVGHRWYDAQKVEPLFPFGHGLSYTTWAYEKLAVRPGRGGLRVEFTVRNTGRRKGVEVAQVYLGPAGSLRLDQPVRVLAGYRRLTLAPGQAQRVTVDIDARTLSSWDPDQQTWVVGSGPREVFAGRSSRELPLRARAVVASR, from the coding sequence ATGAGCGAGGCAGTGTCCAGACGTTCCGCGGTGCGCCTGCTCGGCGCCCTGGGCACCACGCTCGCCACCGCCGGTTGTGTGGCCGCCGTACCGCCCCGGGCCGCGCCCCGCAAGGCGCCCCCCGCTGCGGGACCCGCCGGGCAGCGGGCCGGCACGGCCCGGATCGACGCCCTGCTGGGCCGGCTCACCCTCGACGAGAAGACCGCCCTGCTGCACGGGACCCCGGACCCCGCCCCGCTCGGCCAGGCCGGCCACGTGCCCGGCGTACCCCGGCTCGGCGTCCCGGCCCTGCGGCTCGCCGACGGACCCGCCGGCGTCCGCGTCGCCGCACGCGCCACCGCCCTGCCCGCGCCCGTGCTGCTGGCCTCCGCCTTCGACCCCGCGCTCGCCCGGGAGTACGGCCGGGTCCTCGGCCGCGAGGGCCGCGCGCTGGGCCAGGACGTGCTGCTCGCCCCCATGGTCAACCTGATCCGCACCCCCTTCGCCGGGCGCAACTTCGAGACCTTCGCCGAGGACCCGAGGCTCACCGCCGACCTGGTCACCGAACTCGTCCGGGGCATCCAGGACGAGGGAATGATCGCCACCGTCAAGCACTTCGCCCTCAACAACCAGGAACGCGGCCGCGACACCATCGACGTCGTCGTCTCCGAACAGACCCTCCACGAGACCGAACTGAGGGGATTCGAGGCGGCGGTCGCCGCCGGCGTCGGCGCGGTGATGGGCGCGTACAACAAGGTCAACGGGGTCTACGCCTGCGAGAACAAGGCGCTCCTGGACGAACTGCTGCGCGGCCGCTGGGGATTCGACGGCTGGGTGGTCTCCGACTGGGGCGCCACCCACGGCACCGTCGGTTCCGTCAACGCGGGCCTCGACATGGAGATGCCCGGCGGCACCCACTACGGGGCCCCGCTGCGCGAGGCGGTGAGCGGCGGCTCGGTGTCACAGGACACCGTGGACCTCGCCGTACGTCGGATCCTGACCACCATGGACCGCTTCGGACTGCTCGCCGAACATCCCGCCGCCCGCCCCGCACGCGACGCCCCCGCCGGGGCCCGGTTCGCCCGCAAGGCCGCCACCGCGGGGGCGGTGCTGCTGCGCAACGAACACGGCACCCTGCCGCTGACCGGGGCGGCGGCCCGCTCGATCGCCGTGATCGGCCCGACCGGTCAGGTGCCCTTCGTCGGCGGCGGCGGCAGCGCGCACGTGGTCCCCGACGCGGCCGAGGCCCCGCTCACCGCCATCAAGCGGCGCGCAGGGAACGGGGCGAGCGTCCGTCACGTGCTCGGCGAGGACGTGTACGGCCGGACGCTCCCGCCCACCCTGCTGACGCCGCCCGTCGATCTGGACGACCGCGGCGTGGACGCCGGGCGCCGCTGGAGCCACGAGGGGACGTTCACCCTGGCCTCGGACGACGAGTGGACGCTGATCGTCCACTACGCCGGCAAGCGGCCGGTCGTACGCCTCGACGGGGAGGACCTGTTCCCCGTACGCCAGGGCGTCGCCGAGTACTTCGCGGGCGGGCTGCTCGGCGCCTCTCCCGACGGGCTGACCGTCCGGCGCCGCACCCTCGCCCTCAAGGCCGGCGTCCACCGCCTCGCGGTCACCGCGGAGGGCGGGGACAAGGGCCTGCGCTTCCGGCTGCGGCACACCACCCGCACCGGCCGGGCCGCCGACGTCGCCGAGGCCGTCAAGGCCGCCGAAGAGGCCCACAGCGTGGTGCTGTTCGCGTACGAGGACGCCACCGAGGGCCGCGACCGCACCTCGCTCGCGCTGCCGGGCGGACAGGCCGCGCTGATCGAGGCCGTCACCGCCGTCAACCCGCGCACGACCGTGGTCCTCAACACCTCCTCCAGCACCACCATGCCCTGGCTCGCGCGGACCGGGGCGGTCCTCCAGATGTACTACCCGGGGCAGGAGGGGGCGGGCGCGACCGCCGACCTGCTCTTCGGGGACGTCGACCCGGGCGGCCGGCTGACGCAGACGTTCCCGGTCGACGAACGGGCGACCCCGGCCGGCGGGGACCCGCGGCGCTACCCGGGCGTCGGCGGCCGGCAGGAGTACACCGAGGGCGTGCACGTCGGCCACCGCTGGTACGACGCGCAGAAGGTGGAGCCGCTGTTCCCCTTCGGGCACGGGCTCTCGTACACGACGTGGGCGTACGAGAAGCTCGCCGTGCGCCCCGGGCGCGGCGGGCTGCGCGTGGAGTTCACGGTCCGCAACACCGGCCGCCGCAAGGGCGTGGAGGTGGCGCAGGTGTACCTGGGACCGGCCGGCTCGCTGCGCCTGGACCAGCCGGTGCGCGTCCTGGCCGGGTACCGCCGGCTGACCCTGGCCCCGGGGCAGGCGCAGCGGGTCACCGTCGACATCGACGCCCGGACGCTGTCGTCCTGGGACCCGGACCAACAGACCTGGGTGGTGGGTTCAGGCCCGCGCGAGGTGTTCGCTGGCCGTTCCTCGCGTGAACTGCCACTGAGGGCGAGGGCCGTCGTGGCGAGCCGATAG
- a CDS encoding MFS transporter yields the protein MSTPPAGPAPLSARRRPAWAGRNYSLLTAAAVVTNLGSHGALIAASFAVIQTGGSPGDVGLVAAARTLPLVLFLLIGGAIADRLPRHRVMVWANALNCVSQAAFAVIVLTGHPRLWQMMLLTALCGTGTAFFNPAAEGMLLSTVSGPHANRAFALFRMAMNGAGIGGAALGGALIAAVGPGWVLAVDAAAFAVAGALRAFLDVGHIPERVPGGGLLSDLREGWVEFKTRPWLWSIVLQFSVVVAVVGAAEAVYGPLVARDRLGGAAPWGLALAFFGVGTIAGAFLMMAWKPRRLLLVGTLCVFPLAMPSAGLAIPLPVWALCLVMLVSGLAIEVFGVSWMTTMHQEIPEEKFSRVSAYDWFGSVSMLPLATALAGPVESAVGRTSALWGCAALVILVTGLVLFVPDVRRMTRKSTKVAPDLHTAPPAPAALPLV from the coding sequence GTGAGCACTCCCCCCGCCGGTCCCGCCCCGCTGTCCGCACGCCGCCGTCCGGCGTGGGCGGGCCGCAACTACAGCCTTCTGACGGCCGCGGCGGTCGTCACGAACCTGGGCAGCCACGGAGCGCTCATCGCGGCCTCCTTCGCGGTCATCCAGACCGGCGGGTCCCCGGGCGACGTCGGCCTCGTCGCGGCCGCGCGCACCCTGCCGCTCGTCCTGTTCCTGCTCATCGGCGGAGCGATCGCCGACCGGCTCCCCCGCCACCGCGTGATGGTCTGGGCGAACGCCCTGAACTGCGTCTCCCAGGCAGCGTTCGCCGTGATCGTCCTCACCGGGCATCCGCGGTTGTGGCAGATGATGCTGCTGACCGCGCTCTGCGGCACGGGCACCGCGTTCTTCAATCCGGCCGCCGAGGGCATGCTGCTCTCCACCGTGTCCGGCCCGCACGCCAACCGCGCCTTCGCGCTCTTCCGGATGGCCATGAACGGCGCCGGCATCGGCGGCGCGGCCCTCGGCGGCGCCCTGATCGCCGCCGTGGGCCCGGGCTGGGTGCTCGCCGTCGACGCGGCGGCCTTCGCCGTCGCCGGCGCCCTGCGCGCCTTCCTCGACGTCGGTCACATCCCCGAACGGGTCCCCGGCGGCGGGCTGCTGTCCGACCTGCGCGAGGGCTGGGTGGAGTTCAAGACCCGCCCGTGGCTGTGGAGCATCGTGCTCCAGTTCTCCGTGGTCGTCGCCGTCGTCGGCGCCGCCGAGGCCGTGTACGGGCCGCTGGTCGCGCGGGACCGACTCGGCGGGGCGGCCCCCTGGGGCCTCGCCCTGGCCTTCTTCGGCGTGGGCACCATCGCCGGCGCCTTCCTCATGATGGCGTGGAAGCCCCGACGGTTGCTGCTGGTCGGCACCCTGTGCGTGTTCCCGCTGGCGATGCCGTCCGCCGGACTCGCGATCCCGCTTCCCGTGTGGGCCCTGTGTCTCGTGATGCTCGTGAGCGGTCTGGCGATCGAGGTGTTCGGCGTCAGCTGGATGACGACCATGCACCAGGAGATCCCGGAGGAGAAGTTCTCCCGGGTGTCCGCCTACGACTGGTTCGGCTCGGTGTCGATGCTGCCGCTCGCCACCGCGCTCGCCGGCCCCGTCGAATCGGCCGTCGGTCGCACCTCGGCCCTGTGGGGGTGCGCGGCCCTGGTGATCCTGGTCACCGGACTGGTCCTGTTCGTCCCGGACGTCCGCCGGATGACCCGCAAGTCCACGAAGGTGGCCCCCGACCTCCACACGGCGCCGCCCGCCCCGGCCGCGCTCCCCCTGGTCTGA
- a CDS encoding DUF4442 domain-containing protein: MSAEQMNVGELLAATVPMARTLNLQFLETTPERAVVRLPDQPDYHNHVGGPHAGAMFTLAESASGAIVLAAFSDQLSRAVPLAVKAEIGYKKLAKGVVTATATLGRPAAEVIAELDAGGRPEFPVTIAIQREDEAVTGEMTVVWTLRPNA; encoded by the coding sequence ATGAGCGCAGAACAGATGAACGTGGGCGAATTGCTCGCCGCGACGGTACCGATGGCCCGCACCCTGAACCTCCAGTTCCTGGAGACCACCCCGGAGCGCGCGGTCGTCCGCCTGCCGGACCAGCCCGACTACCACAACCACGTGGGCGGCCCGCACGCCGGCGCCATGTTCACGCTGGCCGAGTCCGCGAGCGGCGCCATCGTCCTGGCCGCCTTCAGCGACCAGCTCTCGCGCGCCGTACCGCTCGCCGTCAAGGCCGAGATCGGCTACAAGAAGCTCGCCAAGGGCGTCGTCACCGCCACCGCGACCCTGGGCCGCCCGGCCGCCGAGGTCATCGCCGAGCTGGACGCCGGCGGTCGCCCCGAGTTCCCCGTCACCATCGCCATCCAGCGCGAGGACGAGGCCGTGACGGGTGAGATGACCGTCGTCTGGACGCTGCGCCCCAACGCGTAA
- a CDS encoding acyltransferase: MPKNQNTFSSLRRRVVNRAVHAGWRWMQRAGAVTAETPGRLRFGAIGPATRLAFPQGTIFGEPWIRLGDHCIIAEQVTLTAGMMPDLDLGPDPMLVLGNGVVLGRGSHVIADTRITIGDDTFCGPGVYITSTNHSYDDPHEPVGKQWPRSAPVEIGPGCWLGTGAVILPGARLGRNVVVAAGAVVRGEVPDHAVVAGAPARIVRRWEPETGWQPPLRTPTPVPIADGVTPGQLRALAELAEAEQRTSETAGDPA, from the coding sequence GTGCCGAAGAACCAGAACACGTTCTCATCCCTGCGGCGTCGGGTGGTCAACCGCGCCGTCCACGCGGGCTGGCGCTGGATGCAGCGGGCCGGCGCCGTCACCGCCGAGACCCCCGGACGGCTGCGCTTCGGCGCCATCGGGCCCGCCACCCGTCTCGCCTTCCCCCAGGGCACGATCTTCGGCGAACCCTGGATCAGGCTCGGGGACCACTGCATCATCGCCGAACAGGTCACCCTGACCGCCGGGATGATGCCCGACCTCGACCTGGGCCCGGACCCGATGCTCGTCCTCGGCAACGGCGTGGTGCTCGGCCGGGGCAGCCACGTCATCGCCGACACCCGGATCACCATCGGGGACGACACCTTCTGCGGGCCCGGGGTCTACATCACCTCCACCAACCACAGCTACGACGACCCGCACGAACCCGTCGGCAAGCAGTGGCCGCGCAGCGCCCCGGTGGAGATCGGCCCGGGCTGCTGGCTGGGGACGGGCGCGGTGATCCTCCCCGGCGCGCGGCTGGGCCGCAACGTGGTGGTGGCCGCGGGGGCCGTCGTACGGGGCGAGGTGCCCGACCACGCGGTGGTGGCGGGGGCGCCGGCGCGGATCGTGCGGCGCTGGGAGCCGGAGACGGGCTGGCAGCCGCCGCTGCGCACGCCCACGCCGGTGCCGATAGCGGACGGGGTCACGCCCGGGCAGTTGCGGGCACTGGCCGAACTGGCGGAGGCGGAGCAGCGCACGTCCGAGACCGCGGGCGACCCGGCGTAG